The Arachis duranensis cultivar V14167 chromosome 9, aradu.V14167.gnm2.J7QH, whole genome shotgun sequence genomic sequence cttccaatgttcaaccttggccaagggttttaatattgattgattgttgttttcctttgttagcacttttatgccacactcttcaaaccacaaaagaccacttaaccaatagcatgcatccttgtagcattcctagggaagaacgactcgggagattaatactctcgattatagattgtagaatttCTTTGATAATGGATTTTgtgtcggtttagactatactacgattggttacttgataatttctataccatcaaaaattcaTTCATCAAGTCGCCATTGATTATTACACCAAGTGGCTTGAAGCTGAAGTGCTAACCACAATCACAGCCACTCAATGCCAAAAATTCTTCTGGAGACAAGTTATAATGCGATTCGAGATCCCAGAGATCGTAATCTCAGATAACAGTACCCAATTCATAGACAAACAATTCAGGGAGTACCTAGAGGGGCTCAGCATCTTGCAAAAGTTCATCTCAATAGAACATCGACAAACTAATGGCCAAGTAGAGGCGGCCAACAAAATCATTCTAAAAGGACTCAAGAAAATGCTAGACAAAAGCAAAGGCTCTTGGGCTGATGAGTTCGGTTCTGTACTTTGGTCATACCGAACGTCGCTCCAAACCTCAACCGAAGAATCCCACTTCAGGATAACATACGGTTTTGAAGTCGTCATCCCTATTGAGGTTGGGCAATCCAGCCCTCGAAGGACCTTAGGAGGACACGATGAAGACACAGAGTAAGACCTCATGGATGAAGCCAGAAGCATAGCCCACCTATGGGAacaagatttaaaataaaataagcccGAGATACAATCAAAACATAGTAACATGGGACTTCAAGCAAGGAGATCTGGCTTTGCGATGTAAAAACATTGGCCCTCCTACACCGGGAGAACGAAAGCTAACTCCTAATTGGGagggaccctaccgagtcaagTTTATAATCGAAAAAGGAGCTTACAAGCTAGAACGACTTAACATTACCAAGCTACTGAGATCATGGAACGTTGCAAATATACAGTGCTCCTAGCCATAGGCGTACTCCACTGACTTGACAACTTAGCAAAACTTATGgtttatttatagtttttgtATTTCCCTTGCTTTATTTTAGCTTGTCATTCCTTCTCATTCATGTTCAAATCATTTNNNNNNNACGgtaggttttaacgaggcctgACCTTTAATAAAGAGGTAATTTTCATTCAAATACTCTCTTAAGTTCAAATACTATCTTAAGTTCAAATACTCTTTTTTCACGTTTCTACACGAGCAAATGCTACAAACAAAATGGCAATCCCAGGCTTGATTACCCCCGAAGCCAACAAaacaaatatctaaaaaatcaaaataaaattagaaattggCCCACCAAGGGGCCCACAATTAGTGCATAACAAAACGGCCCAAGAAAGGCCAACAAAGCAGTAAAAGCTATCAAACATACAACATACAAACTTAAGAAATTGTCTAgccaaaagaaaaagcaaaagccaAACAAACGGCTTACAAACTTAAGAAAATTGTTCCACAATACCCTAAAATGAAAAGCAACTCTAAGTTAACGATCTCCCCATCAAGAACAGTCTGAAAGGCCCTCAACATGGACATATCAACCTCTGGGGCCAGCACCTTGACCTGAGCTTTTAAGGCCTCCTCAGTCGAGGAAATCATGTCCTTAGCATCTGCAACTAAACTTTCTGTATCCCGCTTCAATTGAGCAACCTCGGTCCTGAAAGACCCCACCTCAGTAAGGGAAGAAGCGGCCCCGGACTCGGCCTCAGCTGCCCACTTCCACTCTTGTGCTAGCTGAGAAAGAAGCGAGGTCTCCAATTCAGAAAGACAGAGTATCTCAGAACCAGCATCCTCAGCATCTTTCACAGCCTTCAACCGAGTAGTTTCAACGACCTCCAACTGCTCCTTCAGCTTACCAACCTCCTCTTGAGACTAATGGAGCTTGTTGTCCAGAAGGAACACCTAAGACAACATCAGCTCCACCTTTCGGACAATTGCCACTGAGCGAAGGAGAGTGCGATACACAGACTTCGCCTGGCTGACAAGATTGCAGTCATGGAAGAAGTCCTCAATACTCGAAAGAAGATGTTGGTCGATTAAATTCGGAGCATCGAAACCCCGATTCATCACGGAACAAACATGCACTTCCTCCTCAGAGTTTTCCCCATTGATTCATTCAATCGGccttttccatttctttcaagATTCAGTTATAGGAATCTCTACGACCTCCACATCAGCACCGGCTACCCTAGCAGTAACCATCTCATAGGATACAATTCGCGAACCTGGTTGAGATACGGGCTGAGGAGTCGATGGGGAGGCCCCATCATTGGGACTCCCCGAGTCATGATCGAAGGCAACCTTCAACCTCGCCAAGGTAGTCAACCCTCTAGCCATCTCAACTGAGAGCAACCTTCACGTGCAACGTGGGGAGGGCGGTGTACCATGCCAACCAATTAGGCCCTCCTAGGGGACTGTTCGTGATTGACAACTAGCAGttgtcttgttgcttagatttggtatttttattagtttttcttaattatttttctttttaattttcgatttcagttttgtttatttttcttaatttttaatttttatcttaattatcTGTccctttatttttgaattttgttctaGTTATTTATGTTccattaatttttgattttaagtttggtgtcttttagtattattttctttttaattttttcaaaatttttagttCAATagcttgatttaatttattttatttcttaattttgtgaATATCTTACCGGGAATTCCctatactttgacatagagACTCCCACTTTTCTTTATCTCTTGTTTGTGTATGCAGGAGCAAGAAGAGCTCACTATGGATCTGAATGGAAGTGCACGACCCAGAAGAACCTTGGGATCTTATACAACTCCCACTCCTAAATTTTATAGAAGGAGCAATAGTGTGCCTCCTATTGGAGCAGATAATTTTGAGCTCAACCCACAATTGATCACtttagtgcagcaaaattgtcagTTTCATGGACTCTCACAGGAAGATCCCAATAAATTCATCTCCGACTTCCTACAGATCTGTTACACTGTAAAGACCAATGGAGTAGATCATGAAGTCTATAGGTTGATGCTCTTTTCGTTTCCTGTGAAATATCAAGTAAAGGACTGGTTGGATGCTCAACCCAGAAAGATCTTAAACACATGGAGTGAAGTAGTAAATAAGTTTTTGAATAAGTATTTTCCCCCAAGGAGGTTGACCAAGTTGAGGATAGATATTCAAACCTTTAAGCAAGGAGAGAGTGAGTCCctctatgatgcttgggagaggaaCAAGCTGACGCTCAGAAGATGCCCCATTGAAATGTTCACATATTGGGTCAAGCTGGATGTCCTCTGTTACAAACTCTCTAACATAGCCAAGATGTGCTTGGATAATTCTGCAGGTGGTTCGATACACATGAAGAAGACACCTGAAGATGCTGATgagctcattgagatggttgctaaCAATCAATACTTATACTCATCTGAGAAGACCTCAATAAAAATGGACGCTAAGGAAAAGTCTACGGAAGATGCCATTCTAGGCCAGAATGAATCTTTAGTCCAACAGTTGAACTTCTTCACACAACAAGTGCAATGCTTGCCGAGTTCTGCCAACAACACTCCTTCTTAATCCCCAAAACCCAACAATGAATCCGACCTAGCTTCCATGCTTGTAGAAGTTACAAAAGGCCAATAACACTTATTACAGGAGACCCGAGCTTCCCTAGAGAACCTGGAAACGCAATTAATACAGACAAAACAGTGGATATCTGAACAAATAAGAGAGGAATGCCAAGCtattcaattaaggagtggcaAAATCTTTGATACTCAACCTCAGAACAATAAAGCGTAGGACGAAGAGGAGACACCAAAGAGTGAAAATGTAACAACCCAGAGTGCCACCAAGGGCGCTGAATCCATAGGAGGGAGCAGAATGGGTGTTCAAGCCTAGAGAGGGGGGAGCAATGGACGTCAATTCAAAGGGTGTTCCCTCCAGACATCCTGATAATCCTTTCCCAGTCACTCTGGACACTCATCCTGCACTCCCTAAAGCCCCAAAATACAAGGTCAAGCTGtcatatcctcagaaactccagaAGGCAGAAAAGGATAAGCAATTCGTCAAGTTCTTAGAAGTTTTTAAGAAGCTTGAGATCATCTCCATTGAAAAAGCTCTTAAGCAAATGCCTTCCTATGCCAAATTCATGAAGGACATATTGAGTAACAAAAGGGATTGGAGAGAGGAAGAAATCGTTATACTCACCAAGGAATATAGTGCAATCATTCAGAGGAATCTACCTGAGAAAATGCAAGACCCTGGGAGCTTTGTAATCCTCTGCACCATTGAAAATACCTACATAAAAaaggctttatgtgatcttggagcaagcatcaacttaatgccactATCATTGATGAAGAAACTCCAAATTGAAGAAATAAAGACTACCCTGTCTCCAACTTGTTGACTGCTCAGTTAAATTTCCATTGGGAGTAGTGGAAGACCTGCTTGTGTGAGTGGGACCCTTTTTCCTTTCCTATAGACTTCGTGATACTGGAGATGGAGGAGGACAAGAACGCATCCATCATTTTGGGAAGACCCTTCTTAGCCACAGAAAGAACTATCATAGAGGTCCAGAAGGGGGAAGTGACACTGATAGTCAATAAAGATGAGATTGTACTAAACGCAATTGAGGCTATGAAACACACAGATCACCCTGAGGAATGCATGAAGATAGATGCCATAGAGTCTCTGGTTGAGGAAGTGTTCGAAGCTGAAAAGCTTGCAGAGGAATTGGACACCATTCTTGAAGACATACTGCCTGAACTGGATGAGCGAGCAACTCAGAGGGAGACGCTAAGCACGCCTAGTGTTGGGGAAGGACCTCCTAAACTCGAGCTAAAGCCTTTACCCCCATCCTTAAAGTACGCGTTCATAGGCGATAGAAACACttatccagtgattataagctcttcCCAGATGCAGCATGAAGAAAAGGCACTAATTCAAGAATTCAAGAGCCATAAAACCGCTCTCGGGAGTACCATAAGTGACTTAAAGGGAATCAGTCCAACTAAGTGCATGCACAAAATTTTacttgaagatgatgctaaaccagttGTGCAAGCACAGAGGTGACTAAACCCAACTATGAAAGAGGTGGCCCAGAAGGAAGTTACAAAGCTTTGGGAGGCTGGAATCATATATCCTATCTCAAATAATCCATGGGTAAGCCCAGttcaagtggtgcccaagaagggaggaatgaaaattggtgcgcgaaattgtgaacaatactttttcacaactctcataatccccggtcatgaaccccaaaaacttggtagctcaataccatggcattacacaacttcgcgcaactaaccagcaagtgcactgggtcgtccaagtaataaaccttacgcgagtaagggtcgatcccacggagattgttagtattgaagcaagctatggtcatcttgtaaatcttagtcaggaaaactcaaatagtaatggtgatgaacgaaaataacacaaaggtaaagatagagatacttatgtaattcattggtaggaacttcagataagcgcatgaagatgccttcccttccgtctctctgctttcctactgtcttcatccaatccttcttactcctttccatggcaagcttaagcaagggtttNNNNNNNNNNNNNNNNNNNNNNNNNNNNNNNNNNNNNNNNNNNNNNNNNNNNNNNNNNNNNNNNNNNNNNNNNNNNNNNNNNNNNNNNNNNNNNNNNNNNNNNNNNNNNNNNNNNNNNNNNNNNNNNNNNNNNNNNNNNNNNNNNNNNNNNNNNNNNNNNNNNNNNNNNNNNNNNNNNNNNNNNNNNNNNNNNNNNNNNNNNNNNNNNNNNNNNNNNNNNNNNNNNNNNNNNNNNNNNNNNNNNNNNNNNNNNNNNNNNNNNNNNNNNNNNNNNNNNNNNNNNNNNNNNNNNNNNNNNNNNNNNNNNNNNNNNNNNNNNNNNNNNNNNNNNNNNNNNNNNNNNNNNNNNNNNNNNNNNNNNNNNNNNNNNNNNNNNNNNNNNNNNNNNNNNNNNNNNNNNNNNNNNNNNNNNNNNNNNNNNNNNNNNNNNNNNNNNNNNNNNNNNNNNNNNNNNNNNNNNNNNNNNNNNNNNNNNNNNNNNNNNNNNNNNNNNNNNNNNNNNNNNNNNNNNNNNNNNNNNNNNNNNNNNNNNNNNNNNNNNNNNNNNNNNNNNNNNNNNNNNNNNNNNNNNNNNNNNNNNNNNNNNNNNNNNNNNNNNNNNNNNNNNNNNNNNNNNNNNNNNNNgtgccagtttgggcgtttaactcccatttgggtgccagttccagcgtttaacgctgggattcctgagggtgactttgaacgccggtttgggccatcaaatcttgggcaaagtatggactatcatatattgctggaaagcccaggatgtctactttccaacgccgttgagagcgcgccaattgggcttctgtagctccagaaaatccacttcgagtgcagggaggtcagaatccaacagcatctgcagtcctttttggtctctgaatcagatttttgctcaggtccctcaatttcagccggaaaatacctgaaatcacagaaaaacacacaaactcatagtaaagtccagaaaagtgaattttaactaaaaactaataaaaacatactaaaaactaactatatcatactaaaaacatactaaaaacaatgccaaaaagcatacaaattatccgctcatcaacaataATTCACTATGAGAGGAATGAGCTAATCCCAACAAGAACTGTCACAAAATGAcacatgtgtattgactacaggagACTCAATAATGCCACAAGAAAGGATCACTTCCCTCTGTCTTTCATAgatcaaatgcttgagaggttagTTGGCCatgcattttattgctttctggTTGGGTACTCCGgctataatcaaattgtagtGGACCCTCAGGACCAGGAAAAGACGGCATTTACATGCCCTtatggagtatttgcctacaggaggatgccgTTTGGACTCTGTAATGCCCCTGCtacttttcaaaggtgtatgctttttattttttcagatatggttgaaaagttcaTTGAGCTATTCATAGAcgacttttctatttttggtgaTTCCTTTGACTCATGCCTTAAGCATCTAGCCCTAGATCTGAAAGGATGCCAAGAAACGAATCTagtttaaactgggaaaaatgccattttatggtaactaaggggattgttcttggtcatcAGATTTCAAACAAAGGCATAGAAGTTGATCAAGCTGAGGTGGAGGTAATTCAAAAATTACCGCCACCtactaatgttaaggcaatcagaagcttctTAGGACATGTAGGATTCTACAGGAGATTTATAAAGGACTTTTCTAAAATTACGAAACCTCTGTGCAATCCTCTAGCTACTGACAcaccttttgttttttataaagaatgcatgcatgcttttgaaactttaaaagcAAAGCTTGTCTCTGCACCCATCATTACCGCACCCAATTAGGATttgccatttgaattaatgtgtgacgCCAGTGATTATGCCATAGGAACGGTTTTGGGACAGAGACAAGACAAGCTtatgcatgtcatttattatgccagccatATTCTGAATGATGCTCAAAAGAactacaccacaacagagaagtAACTACTAGCGGTTATCTATGCaattgataagtttagatcctatttaatTGGTTCCAAGGTTATTGTTTATACTGACCACGTTGCTCTTAAGTACCTTTTGACCAAGcaggattctaaaccaagattaatcagGTGGATGCTGCTCCTTCAAGAATTCGACATTGAAATAAGGAATAGAAAGGGATCAGAAAATCAAGTGGCTGATCATCTGTGAGGGATTGAGCCTGAGGAGGGAACGCCACCCCCTACTACTACTGTGACTGAGATCTTCCCAGATGAGTACCTCTTTGTGATCTAAAAGgttccatggtttgcagacattgcaaactataaggccatgagattcatctccaaagagTACACAAAACAACAAGTCAGAAAACTTTTACATGATGccaagtactacttgtgggatgaaccctatCTCATTAAGAGATGCTCAGATGGGATGATCAGGCGTTGTGTCTCAGAGGAGAAAGCCTAGTAGATTCTTTGGCATTGTTATGGTTTTGAGTTTGGAGGAAATTTTGGAAGGGAGAGAACGGCCACCAAGGTCCTTTAGAGCGGGTTCTACTGGCCAACCCTCTTCCGGAATTCTTGGGAATTTGTAAGAAACTGTGATAAGTGTCAAAGATCCATAAACCTTCCTCAAAATCATGAAATACCACAGCAAGGGATCCTAAAAATTGAGTTGTTTGCGTATAGGGATAGATTTTATGGGACCTTTTCCACCCTCATACTCGAATACTTACATCCTGGTGGAAGTAGACTACAtgtccaaatgggtagaagctatagcatcacccactaatgacacccGAGTTGTGCGATATTTTTACAGAAGTATATTTTCAGCAATTTTGGTGCCCCTAGGacactaatcagtgatggaggcagcCGCTTCTGCAATAAATAGCTGGACTCACTTCTGCAAAGGTATGGAGTCCGTAATAGGGTGGCAACCCCCTATCACCCACAGATAAGTGGACAAGATGAGGTCTCGAATAGAAAACTCAAGATGATGTTGGAGAAGACAGTGAACACTTCAAGGAAGGACTGGGCAAGAAGACTTGATGATTCACTTTGGGCGTACAGGATAACCTTCAAGATCTCATTGGGATGTCACCTTATCAGTTAGTCCATGGTAAGGCCTGTCATTTGCCAGTAGAGTTGGAGCACAAAGCATTCTGGGCAACAAGGTTCTGAACTTTGATGCCAAGTCTGCAGGAAAGAAAAGGTCGCTCCAACTAAATGAACTGGACAAATTCTGGCATGCTACCTTTGAGAATGCCAAGGTCTAtaagaaaagggaaaagaaatggAATCATAGGAAGATCGCCTTCAGAGTTTTCGTGCCCGGCTAGAAGGTTTTGCTattcaattctaggctcaaGTTATTCCTTGAAAGGCTCAAGTCAAGATGGTCAAGACCCTTTGTGGTCATCGGAGTGTCCCCCTATGTTCATGTAAAACTTAAAGACCGGAATGCGGACAACAGATTCATCGTCAATGGCCACAGAGTAAAACACTACCTAGGGGATGAGATTGTTCGCAAGCAATCCACCCACCTGCTGACATAACAATAGCTGtccatcaagctaatgacggtaaagaagcgcttgttgggaagcAATCCAACGATACATATCCTATAGTtacttttactttcttttattcaattttagtttatttgagtttgatttcatatgattttattttatagtaattttcataattttcctCATTATTTTAACATTTGTGATCATGTATAGCACTCAGAACAGGAATAGGGACACAAAGACAGCAAAACGGCACACCTTCAAGGAGACTCCCTGGTGGCGCCAAACGCCAacctggcattcagcgccaagG encodes the following:
- the LOC107465740 gene encoding uncharacterized protein LOC107465740, translated to MRFEIPEIVISDNSTQFIDKQFREYLEGLSILQKFISIEHRQTNGQVEAANKIILKGLKKMLDKSKGSWADEFGSVLWSYRTSLQTSTEESHFRITYGFEVVIPIEVGQSSPRRTLGGHDEDTE